The DNA region TCGCCCATCTCGAACTTCCAGTGCTTGTCCGGATTGTCGAGGCGGTCCATGAACCGCTTCTTCTGTTCCTTCTTCGAGATGTTCAGGAAGAACTTCAGGATCAGCGTGCCGTTGCGCGTCAGGTGCTTTTCGAACGCGTTGATGTCCTCGTAGCGCGCCAGCCAGAACTCGTCGTCGCGCGGACCGGGCGGCAGGCGCTGGCGCTCGAGCACCTCGGGGTGGACGCGGACGACCAGCGTCTCTTCGTAGTACGAGCGGTTGAAGATGCCGATCCGGCCGCGCTCGGGCAACGCGCGCCAGTAGCGCCACAGGAAGTCGTGGTCGAGTTCCTCCTCCGACGGACGCTTGAAGCTGAACACCTGGCAGCCCTGCGGATTGAGGCCAGACATGACGTGCTTGATCATGCCGTCCTTGCCGGCGGCATCGATCGCCTGCAGCACCACCAGCACCGACCAGACGTCGTTGGAGGCCAGCCGATCCTGCGCCTCGGCGAGCCGCACCAGGTTCTGCTCGACGAAGCCCCGAGCCTTCTCCTTCAGCGCGTCGGTCGTCAGCCGCTGGAGATCCTTGTCGCCGGCCCACGCCGTGTCGTGCTTCCTCAGCCGCAGTCGCGTTCCCGGGGTCACGCGGAAGCGCCGCGTGATGTCCTTCATGGTGAGCATGCCGTCGTCTCCGGCCCCGATGGTAACGCAGCCGGGCTCGGACTCAGGCTCGAGGCGCGGCGCAGCGCGAGGTTGCCGCGGCCCGCAGGGCGCGAACCGGCATGTCAGCCGTGGCGTTACGTGGCGGAGGCGGGATCGGAGGCGGCAGGCCCCGGTGCGTCGAGGACCTGGCGCACGCGCGCGGCGAGGGCGGTCGGGCTGAACGGCTTGGTGATCAGCGACACGTCGGCTGGCAACAGGCCTCGCTCGGTGACGACGTCGCTGCTGTAGCCCGACATGTAGAGCACGCGCATCGAGGGGTCTCGACGCCGCAGTTGCGCGGCCAGCTCACGCCCGTTCATCACCGGCATCACCACGTCGGTCAGGAGCAGGTCGACCCGATCGCCCTGCTCCTGCAGCGCCTTGATGGCGCGATCGGGCGTGCTCGCGTGCAGCACCGTGTAGCCGTAGGACTCGAGGGTGCGCCGCATCAGGTCGAGCACCGCGGGCTCGTCCTCGACAAGCAGGATCCGCTCGCTGCCCTCGAGCGTGTCGGACGGCACGCCACGCGGCGCCCCGACGATGCGCGAGCTGGCGCGCGGCAGCAGGACCAGGAACGTCGTGCCGCCAGGTCCCGTGCGCTCGACCTCGATGCGCCCGCCGGCCTGCTCGACGGTGCCCATCACGCTGCTCAGCCCGAGGCCGGTGCCCTCGCCCGGGGCCTTCGTGGTGAAGAAGGGCTCGAAGATGCGCGGCAGCGCCGCCGGGTCGATGCCGCGACCGCTGTCGGTCAGGCGGATCGCGACGTAATCGCCGGCCGGCAGGCCGTGCGAGGCGGCGGTGGCGGCCGACAGCGAGAGGTTGGCCAATGAGATGTCGATGGCGCCGGCGCCGCGTATCGCATCGCGCCCGTTGGCGACCAGGTTGACGATCATCTGGTCGAACTGCGACGGGTCGATCTCGACGGGCCAGATGTCGGGACCGAGCGAGAAGCCGAGGCGAATCTCGTCGCCGGCCAGCCGCTGCAGGGTGCGCGACAGGGCGGCGATGGCGTGCGCGACGTCGAGCACGAGCGGGTGCACGACGTCGCGCCGCGCATACGTGAGGAGCTGCCGGGTGATCGTGGCGCCGCGCGACGCCGCGTCGAGCACGGCGCCGAGATCGGCGCGCAGCGGATCGGTGGGGCCGAGCTGCTGCAGCACCAGGTGGGCGTGGCCGATCACGATCGTCAGCAGGTTGTTGAAGTCGTGCGCCACGCCGCCGGCCAGTCGGCCGACCGAGTCGATCCGCTCGGCCTGCCGCCGCTGCGCCTCCTGCGCCTCGCGCGCGAGTTGCTCGCGCTTCTGCTCGGTGATGTCCTCCGAGAGTCGCAGGAAATGCGTGACCGCGCCGTGCTCGTCGCGCACCGGCGCGATGACGGCCCGTTCCCAGAACACGGTGCCGTCGCGACGGCGTTGCTCGAAATCACCCCGCCATTCCTGGCCGGCCAGCAGCGCGGCGCGGATCTCGAAGCCGAGGCCGGCGTCGGCGTGGCTGGTGCGCATCAGGGCGTGCGTCTGCCCGCGCACCTGATCGCGCCCGAAGCCGGTCACCGCCTCGAACCGGGCGTTGACGTACTCGATGCGGCCACGCGTGTCGGTGAGGCTCACCAGCGCGGGCAGTTGCTCGAGCGCGAGCGTCAGCGCCCGAAGCGTCCGCACCTCGCTGGAGAGCTCGAGGTTGCGGTGCTCCAGCTTCTTGATCAGCGACTCGTTGTACAGGCGCCACGACTCGGTCTCGCCCGGGTCGTCGGGGCCGGTCGCCTGGCCGGGCTCGTCGCCCAGGGCCTCCGTGATGGCACGGATGACCTCCTCGGCGGCCATCGACTTGACCAGGAAGCGGGTCACGCCGAGGCGGCGGGCCTCGGCAATGTCCTTGGCGCTGGCGTACGAGCCCGTGTAGAACACGAAGGGCGCGCGCGCCAGGGCCGGCTCGGACCGGGACGCGCGGCAGAGCGCGAAGCCGTCCATCTGCGGCATCAGGATGTCGGAGACGATCAGGTCGACGGGTTCGCGGCGCGCGACCGCCAACGCGTCGAGGCCGTTGCTGGCCTCGGCGACGACGTGGCCGTGCGCCTGCAGGAGGGTCCGCAGGCGCGACCGGCTCTCCGGTTCGTCGTCGACGATCAGGACTCGCGTCATCGTGGAGCGACGGTTGGTCGCTGATGCATTCTGACGGGTTTCCGCCGCAGTGCAAGGGCTCGATGAGCGGCCGCTAAGTAGATGATGGCAAGGGAGTTGGACAAAATCGTCAGCGACACCTCCGGGGCCCGAAGATGACCCTCCCTCGCCAGACTAATGTCGCCGCGATGTGGTGTTTCCTGGTCACCTGCCAAGCCTTCGCTCCCGCGGCGGGTCGAGCCGCGGCGGACCCGGTCGCGTGGCAGGAAAGCGTCGGCGACGTGCGACGCGTGCGCGTGGTCGACGCCACGACGGGAGAGGGCCTTGCCGACGCGATCGTGCAGTGCGGGCAGTCGACGCCGGCGCTCACCGACGCCTCCGGCACGACCAGCGTGTCGTCGTGCGCGACCGGACTGGTGATCACCCGCGACGGCTACGTCGAGGCCCGGC from Luteitalea sp. TBR-22 includes:
- a CDS encoding response regulator; translated protein: MTRVLIVDDEPESRSRLRTLLQAHGHVVAEASNGLDALAVARREPVDLIVSDILMPQMDGFALCRASRSEPALARAPFVFYTGSYASAKDIAEARRLGVTRFLVKSMAAEEVIRAITEALGDEPGQATGPDDPGETESWRLYNESLIKKLEHRNLELSSEVRTLRALTLALEQLPALVSLTDTRGRIEYVNARFEAVTGFGRDQVRGQTHALMRTSHADAGLGFEIRAALLAGQEWRGDFEQRRRDGTVFWERAVIAPVRDEHGAVTHFLRLSEDITEQKREQLAREAQEAQRRQAERIDSVGRLAGGVAHDFNNLLTIVIGHAHLVLQQLGPTDPLRADLGAVLDAASRGATITRQLLTYARRDVVHPLVLDVAHAIAALSRTLQRLAGDEIRLGFSLGPDIWPVEIDPSQFDQMIVNLVANGRDAIRGAGAIDISLANLSLSAATAASHGLPAGDYVAIRLTDSGRGIDPAALPRIFEPFFTTKAPGEGTGLGLSSVMGTVEQAGGRIEVERTGPGGTTFLVLLPRASSRIVGAPRGVPSDTLEGSERILLVEDEPAVLDLMRRTLESYGYTVLHASTPDRAIKALQEQGDRVDLLLTDVVMPVMNGRELAAQLRRRDPSMRVLYMSGYSSDVVTERGLLPADVSLITKPFSPTALAARVRQVLDAPGPAASDPASAT
- a CDS encoding polyphosphate kinase 2 family protein — protein: MLTMKDITRRFRVTPGTRLRLRKHDTAWAGDKDLQRLTTDALKEKARGFVEQNLVRLAEAQDRLASNDVWSVLVVLQAIDAAGKDGMIKHVMSGLNPQGCQVFSFKRPSEEELDHDFLWRYWRALPERGRIGIFNRSYYEETLVVRVHPEVLERQRLPPGPRDDEFWLARYEDINAFEKHLTRNGTLILKFFLNISKKEQKKRFMDRLDNPDKHWKFEMGDLHERAYWDQYQEAFEDTLTHTSTDFAPWWVIPSDNKWVSRALVSAILTESIQGLGLKPRKMTPAQLEVIDEGRRQLLAEP